The sequence TCGGCAGGCTCGACCCGCAGCAGGTAGCCGGCGTCCGAGGTGACCAGCGGCTCGACGGCCGGATTCTCGCAGGGGGGCAGCATCCTGCGGAGCTGCATGAGATAGGTGCGCAGGTTGGCCACCGCGGAGCGGGGCGGATGCTCGTCCCACACCTCCGTCACCAATGACCGGATCGGCACGACGTAGCCGGCGCGCGCGAGCAGCATGGCGAGAACCGTGCGCTGTTTGGGCGCCGTGATCCGTAAGGGTGAGTCACCGGCCTGGACCAGCACCGGGCCAAGGAGTCCAAACCTCAAGGTCCCGCCTTCCTCGCCAGCCCCGCCACGTCGGTTAGAGGGCCGGCCCGCCCAACCGGCGTAACGCGACGCCGAGCAGCCGGTCGGCGGGGAAGAACCCCCGCTGCCGGGAGTCGACGCTGTCCGGGTTGTCCCCGAGGACCACCAGCGTCCCGGAGGGAACGCGGGCCACGCCGTCGCCGGCGGCGATCCCCGGCGGCACCGGGTCACCGGGGAGCGCGGCGACCCGTTTGATGTTCCAGAGCCGGCCGTCGGCCCCGGGCGGTCCGGGCGTGTAGCGGCCGGCGGTATCGGACGGAGGCTCCAGCACGACGACGTCGTCCTGGCCCACCTGGTCGATCCGCCGCCGCCGTACCAGGACGCGGTCGCCGTCGGTCAGCGTCGGCGCCATGCTCATCCCGTCGACGGTGACCACCACGTAACGCCGGCGGGCCCAGAAGGCGCCCGCCACGAGCACGAGAACACCGATAAGCAGCCCACGGATGATCAACTTCGCCTCGCCCTTCCGCGATCGGCCCGAGGGAGGGTTGGTCCACTCACCGCAAACGATCTCCATTGGCGCCGGGGTCTGTCAACCGGCCCCGGCGGGCGTC comes from Streptosporangium roseum DSM 43021 and encodes:
- a CDS encoding S26 family signal peptidase, which encodes MIIRGLLIGVLVLVAGAFWARRRYVVVTVDGMSMAPTLTDGDRVLVRRRRIDQVGQDDVVVLEPPSDTAGRYTPGPPGADGRLWNIKRVAALPGDPVPPGIAAGDGVARVPSGTLVVLGDNPDSVDSRQRGFFPADRLLGVALRRLGGPAL